A genomic region of Maniola hyperantus chromosome 5, iAphHyp1.2, whole genome shotgun sequence contains the following coding sequences:
- the LOC117982490 gene encoding catalase-A-like — MDVSSSLARERIPERVVHAQGTGAFGYFKVTRDLSHICKADFLKNVGMKTPVAVRFSASSGLKGTTEFESDTRGFAVKFYTQEGNLDMVGFNTPMYFYNEPLHIIPVVHTSRKNPVTNVLDPNMSWDFLTSIPEAFHINILTLAGRGLPASYQNMPGFAIHTYQVENKYGESHFCRFHMIPDAGIKNLKAQEARNYTIFDPDRLTKELFRGIENGSCPSWTVSLQILTKDDIKKIGPRAFDVTRTLSLSDYPLHECGKLVLNRNAKNFFAEIEQMAFCPGNLVPGILGGPDKLFQARRLAYREAQLYRLRGNFKKIAVNCPYRTKVYTYNRDGVPPVKDNEEDAPNYYPNSFHGPVPYMPQKSSPLIKIKEERAYNFDQVAELFIKLTTDEKIELISNIVFSLGTVTYKPIIDRAIKILTTIHKDLGFRVARELNITMYYKS; from the coding sequence ATGGACGTCAGTAGTTCACTAGCGCGAGAAAGAATTCCGGAACGTGTTGTTCATGCACAAGGTACTGGAGCATTCGGGTATTTCAAAGTAACACGAGATCTCTCACATATCTGTAAAGCTGACTTTCTAAAGAACGTAGGAATGAAGACGCCAGTAGCAGTAAGATTTTCAGCATCTTCAGGATTAAAAGGAACTACCGAGTTTGAATCGGATACTCGTGGATTTGCAGTGAAGTTTTATACGCAAGAAGGAAATCTTGACATGGTTGGATTTAACACTCCAATGTATTTCTATAATGAACCACTTCATATTATTCCTGTTGTACATACATCAAGAAAAAACCCTGTGACAAATGTTTTGGATCCTAACATGTCATGGGactttttgacttcaattcctGAGGCATtccatattaatatattaacatTGGCTGGTCGCGGCCTTCCAGCTAGTTACCAGAATATGCCTGGCTTTGCAATACATACTTATCAGGTCGAAAATAAATACGGGGAAAGTCATTTTTGCcgatttcatatgataccagaTGCTggaataaagaatttaaaagcaCAGGAAGCTAGAAATTATACCATTTTCGATCCTGATAGATTAACAAAAGAATTATTTCGAGGAATTGAGAATGGTAGTTGTCCTTCTTGGACAGTCAGTTTACAGATCTTAACCAAAGacgatataaaaaaaattggacctAGAGCTTTTGATGTAACAAGAACTCTTTCTCTATCAGACTATCCTTTACATGAATGTGGAAAATTAGTTTTAAACAGAAATGCTAAGAATTTTTTCGCAGAAATAGAACAGATGGCCTTTTGTCCAGGTAACCTAGTACCTGGTATACTTGGAGGTCCAGATAAATTATTTCAAGCGCGTCGACTGGCTTACAGAGAGGCCCAATTGTACCGTTTAAGAGGCAATTTTAAGAAAATTGCAGTGAATTGTCCATACCGAACCAAGGTGTATACTTACAATAGAGATGGTGTCCCTCCAGTTAAAGATAATGAAGAAGACGCCCCGAACTACTATCCTAATTCATTTCACGGTCCTGTTCCCTACATGCCACAGAAAAGTTCACCTTTAATCAAAATTAAAGAAGAAAGAGCATATAACTTTGACCAAGTTGCTGAGTTATTTATCAAACTGACAACTGACgaaaaaattgaattaattaGCAACATAGTATTTTCGTTGGGAACTGTGACTTATAAACCCATTATAGACAGAGCAATTAAAATCTTAACAACTATACACAAAGATTTAGGCTTTCGTGTAGCACGGGAATTGAACATTACTATGTATTACAAGTCTTAA